Proteins encoded by one window of Xanthomonas sp. DAR 80977:
- a CDS encoding efflux RND transporter permease subunit — translation MGFSTIFIRRPIATTLLMAGVLLLGILGYRQLPVSALPEIDAPSLVVTTQYPGANASTMASLVTTPLERQLGQISGLQMMTSDSSAGLSTIILQFAMDRDIDIAAQDVQAAIRQSTLPSSLPYQPVYNRVNPADAAILTLKLSSDTLPLRDVNNYADSILAQRLSQVPGVGLVSIAGNVRPAVRIQVNPAQLSNMDLTMEALRSALTETNVNAPKGSLNGKTQSYSIGTNDQLASAADYRDTVISYKNGAPVRLSDVAQVVDGVENDQLAAWADGKPAVLLEVRRQPGANIVQTVEQIRAILPQLQAVLPSGVHLDVFSDRTETIRASVHEVKFTLILTIGLVVAVIFVFLRRLWATIIPSVAVPLSLAGTFAVMAFAGMSLDNLSLMALVVATGFVVDDAIVMIENIVRYIEQGKSGREAAEIGAKQIGFTVLSLTVSLVAVFLPLLLMPGVTGRLFHEFAWVLSIAVVISMLVSLTLTPMMCAYLLKPDALPEGEDAHERAAAAGKTTVWTRTVALYERTLDWVLGHQPLTLAIALATMVLTVVLYVVIPKGLLPEQDTGLITGVVQADQNVAFPQMQQRTQAVAEALRRDPAVTGVAAFIGAGSMNPTLNQGQLSIVLKTRADRDSLDEVLPRLQKAVAGLPGVALYLKPVQDVTLDTRVAATEYQYSLSDVDSAELAVQGARLTEALRKLPELADVDNNLANQGRALELTVDRDKASALGVPMQTIDDTLYDAFGQRQISTIFTQLNQYRVVLEVAPEFRNSTALLNQLAVASNGSGALTASNATSFGQTTSSNSSTATGIGNQNTGIAVGGGGTVPLAALAEARVTTTPLVVSHQQQLPAVTVSFNLAPGYSLSQAVAAIERTSEQLQLPPQLHAEFIGKAAEFTGSQTDIVWLLLASVVLIYIVLGVLYESYIHPLTIISTLPPAGVGALLALMLCGLSLSVDGIVGIVLLIGIVKKNAIMMIDFAIDARREGANAHDAIRRACLLRFRPIMMTTAAAMLGALPLALGDGIGSELRRPLGIAIVGGLLLSQLVTLYTTPVIYLYMERFSERLRAYRERRAARHAAAAERPA, via the coding sequence GTGGGCTTTTCGACGATCTTCATCCGCCGCCCGATCGCCACCACCTTGCTGATGGCCGGCGTGCTGCTGCTCGGCATCCTCGGCTACCGGCAGCTGCCGGTGTCGGCGCTGCCGGAGATCGACGCGCCCAGCCTGGTGGTGACCACCCAGTACCCCGGCGCCAACGCCAGCACCATGGCCTCGCTGGTGACCACGCCGCTGGAGCGGCAGCTGGGGCAGATCTCCGGCCTGCAGATGATGACCTCCGACTCGTCGGCGGGCCTGTCCACGATCATCCTGCAGTTCGCGATGGACCGCGACATCGACATCGCCGCGCAGGACGTGCAGGCGGCGATCCGCCAGTCCACCCTGCCCTCGTCGCTGCCCTACCAGCCGGTCTACAACCGGGTGAACCCGGCCGACGCGGCGATCCTGACCCTCAAGCTCAGCTCCGACACGCTGCCGCTGCGCGACGTCAACAACTACGCCGACTCGATCCTGGCGCAGCGCCTGTCGCAGGTGCCCGGCGTGGGCCTGGTGTCGATCGCCGGCAACGTGCGCCCGGCCGTGCGCATCCAGGTCAACCCGGCGCAGCTGTCGAACATGGACCTGACCATGGAGGCGCTGCGCAGCGCGCTGACCGAGACCAACGTCAACGCGCCGAAGGGCTCGCTCAACGGCAAGACCCAGTCCTACAGCATCGGCACCAACGACCAGCTGGCCAGCGCCGCCGACTACCGCGACACCGTCATCAGCTACAAGAACGGCGCGCCGGTGCGGCTGTCGGACGTGGCGCAGGTGGTGGACGGGGTGGAGAACGACCAGCTCGCGGCCTGGGCCGACGGCAAGCCGGCGGTGCTGCTGGAGGTGCGCCGCCAGCCCGGCGCCAACATCGTGCAGACGGTGGAGCAGATCCGCGCGATCCTGCCGCAGCTGCAGGCGGTGCTGCCCAGCGGCGTGCACCTGGACGTGTTCTCCGACCGCACCGAGACCATCCGCGCCTCGGTGCACGAGGTCAAGTTCACCCTGATCCTGACCATCGGCCTGGTGGTGGCGGTGATCTTCGTGTTCCTGCGCCGGCTGTGGGCCACGATCATCCCGTCGGTGGCGGTGCCGCTGTCGCTGGCCGGCACCTTCGCGGTGATGGCCTTCGCCGGCATGTCGCTGGACAACCTGTCGCTGATGGCGCTGGTGGTGGCCACCGGCTTCGTGGTCGACGATGCGATCGTGATGATCGAGAACATCGTGCGCTACATCGAGCAGGGCAAGAGCGGGCGCGAGGCGGCGGAGATCGGCGCCAAGCAGATCGGCTTCACCGTGCTGTCGCTGACCGTGTCGCTGGTGGCGGTGTTCCTGCCGCTGCTGCTGATGCCGGGCGTCACCGGGCGGCTGTTCCACGAGTTCGCCTGGGTGCTGTCGATCGCGGTGGTGATCTCGATGCTGGTGTCGCTGACGCTGACGCCGATGATGTGCGCCTACCTGCTCAAGCCCGACGCGCTGCCCGAGGGCGAGGACGCGCACGAGCGCGCGGCCGCGGCCGGCAAGACCACCGTGTGGACGCGCACCGTGGCGCTGTACGAGCGCACCCTGGACTGGGTGCTCGGGCACCAGCCGCTGACCCTGGCGATCGCGCTGGCGACGATGGTGCTGACCGTGGTGCTGTACGTGGTGATCCCCAAGGGCCTGCTGCCCGAGCAGGACACCGGGCTGATCACCGGCGTGGTCCAGGCCGACCAGAACGTGGCGTTCCCGCAGATGCAGCAGCGCACCCAGGCGGTGGCCGAGGCGCTGCGCCGGGATCCGGCGGTGACCGGGGTCGCCGCGTTCATCGGCGCCGGCTCGATGAATCCGACCCTCAACCAGGGCCAGCTGAGCATCGTGCTGAAGACCCGCGCCGACCGCGACAGCCTGGACGAGGTGCTGCCGCGACTGCAGAAGGCGGTGGCCGGGCTGCCGGGCGTGGCGCTGTACCTGAAGCCGGTGCAGGACGTGACCCTGGACACGCGCGTGGCCGCCACCGAATACCAGTACTCGCTGTCGGACGTGGACAGCGCCGAGCTGGCGGTGCAGGGCGCGCGCCTGACCGAGGCGCTGCGCAAGCTCCCGGAACTGGCCGACGTGGACAACAACCTGGCCAACCAGGGCCGCGCGCTGGAACTGACCGTGGACCGCGACAAGGCCAGCGCGCTCGGCGTGCCGATGCAGACCATCGACGACACCCTGTACGACGCGTTCGGCCAGCGCCAGATCTCCACCATCTTCACCCAGCTCAACCAGTACCGCGTGGTGCTGGAAGTGGCGCCGGAGTTCCGCAACAGCACCGCGCTGCTGAACCAGCTGGCGGTGGCCAGCAACGGCAGCGGCGCGCTGACCGCCAGCAACGCCACCAGCTTCGGCCAGACCACCTCCAGCAACTCGTCCACCGCCACCGGCATCGGCAACCAGAACACCGGCATCGCCGTCGGCGGCGGCGGCACCGTGCCGCTGGCCGCGCTGGCCGAGGCCAGGGTCACCACCACCCCGCTGGTGGTCAGCCACCAGCAGCAGCTGCCGGCGGTGACGGTGTCGTTCAACCTGGCGCCGGGCTATTCGCTGTCGCAGGCGGTGGCGGCGATCGAGCGGACCAGCGAGCAGTTGCAGCTGCCGCCGCAGCTGCATGCCGAATTCATCGGCAAGGCCGCCGAATTCACCGGCAGCCAGACCGACATCGTGTGGCTGCTGCTGGCCTCGGTGGTGCTGATCTACATCGTGCTGGGCGTGCTCTACGAGAGCTACATCCATCCGCTGACGATCATCTCCACGCTGCCGCCGGCCGGCGTCGGCGCGCTGCTGGCGCTGATGCTGTGCGGGCTGAGCCTGTCGGTGGACGGCATCGTCGGCATCGTGCTGCTGATCGGCATCGTCAAGAAGAACGCGATCATGATGATCGACTTCGCGATCGACGCGCGCCGCGAAGGCGCCAACGCGCACGACGCGATCCGCCGCGCCTGCCTGCTGCGCTTCCGCCCGATCATGATGACCACCGCCGCGGCGATGCTCGGCGCGCTGCCGCTGGCGCTGGGCGACGGCATCGGCTCGGAACTGCGGCGCCCGCTGGGCATCGCCATCGTCGGCGGCCTGCTGCTGTCGCAGCTGGTCACGCTGTACACCACGCCGGTGATCTACCTGTACATGGAGCGCTTCTCCGAGCGCTTGCGCGCCTACCGCGAGCGCCGCGCGGCGCGGCACGCGGCGGCGGCGGAGCGTCCGGCGTGA
- a CDS encoding efflux RND transporter periplasmic adaptor subunit, with translation MSRFWKIALLIVAAVVVVLVGAHFLRSGNGHGRGGAGASGDADDSAPVPVTVVAAGSQAVPIYATATGTVTALSTVTVNPQVGGQLMSLNFREGQEVKKGDVLAQIDPRSLQASYDEAAASKRQNQALLATARSTFQRSDSPAYRQYVAKTDLDTQRNQVAQYEAAVAANDASMRAAQVQLQYTRIIAPTDGITGIRGVDVGNIVSTSSSIVTITQIHPIYVVFNLAERELQGLREAQAAGPLTVAALDRTDAHVIAGDGRVDVIDNQISSDTGTFKVRAEFPNPGNALWPGQFVNVRLTLRTLASGVVVPTQAVQRGPDGDYVYVVQGDNTVKMQTVVQGVEVGDSQVQLAQGLKAGERVVTEGQFRLKPGAKVTPLKPGEAPPQPTEAELKAAESKQQRKDGAGGGRRGGGPR, from the coding sequence ATGTCGCGTTTCTGGAAGATTGCGCTGCTGATCGTCGCAGCGGTGGTGGTGGTGCTCGTGGGCGCGCACTTCCTGCGCAGTGGCAATGGCCACGGCCGTGGCGGCGCGGGGGCGAGCGGCGATGCCGACGACAGCGCGCCGGTTCCGGTCACCGTGGTCGCCGCCGGCAGCCAGGCGGTGCCGATCTACGCCACCGCCACCGGCACCGTGACCGCGCTCAGCACGGTCACCGTCAACCCGCAGGTCGGCGGCCAGCTGATGAGCCTGAACTTCCGCGAGGGCCAGGAAGTGAAGAAGGGCGATGTGCTGGCGCAGATCGACCCGCGCTCGCTGCAGGCCAGCTACGACGAGGCGGCGGCGAGCAAGCGCCAGAACCAGGCGCTGCTGGCCACCGCCCGCTCCACCTTCCAGCGCTCCGATTCGCCGGCCTACCGCCAGTACGTGGCCAAGACCGACCTGGACACGCAGCGCAACCAGGTGGCGCAGTACGAGGCCGCGGTCGCCGCCAACGACGCGTCGATGCGCGCGGCGCAGGTGCAGCTGCAGTACACCCGCATCATCGCCCCGACCGACGGCATCACCGGCATCCGCGGCGTGGACGTGGGCAATATCGTCAGCACCAGCAGCAGCATCGTCACCATCACCCAGATCCATCCGATCTACGTGGTCTTCAACCTGGCCGAACGCGAGCTGCAGGGCCTGCGCGAGGCGCAGGCGGCCGGGCCGCTGACCGTGGCGGCGCTGGACCGTACCGATGCGCACGTGATCGCCGGCGACGGCCGGGTCGACGTGATCGACAACCAGATCAGCAGCGACACCGGCACCTTCAAGGTCCGCGCCGAGTTCCCCAACCCGGGCAACGCGCTGTGGCCGGGCCAGTTCGTCAACGTGCGGCTGACCCTGCGCACGCTGGCCAGCGGCGTGGTGGTGCCGACCCAGGCGGTGCAGCGCGGCCCCGACGGCGACTACGTGTACGTGGTGCAGGGCGACAACACGGTCAAGATGCAGACGGTGGTGCAGGGCGTGGAGGTGGGCGACAGCCAGGTGCAGCTGGCGCAGGGCCTGAAGGCCGGCGAGCGGGTGGTCACCGAAGGCCAGTTCCGGCTCAAGCCCGGCGCCAAGGTCACCCCGCTGAAGCCGGGCGAGGCGCCGCCGCAACCCACCGAGGCCGAACTGAAGGCGGCGGAAAGCAAGCAGCAGCGCAAGGACGGCGCTGGCGGCGGCCGGCGCGGCGGCGGCCCGCGCTAA
- the queF gene encoding NADPH-dependent 7-cyano-7-deazaguanine reductase QueF (Catalyzes the NADPH-dependent reduction of 7-cyano-7-deazaguanine (preQ0) to 7-aminomethyl-7-deazaguanine (preQ1) in queuosine biosynthesis): MNTPQDSSLGREVAYPSQYDPALLFPIPRAGGRAEIGLDAAPLPFFGLDRWHAYELGWLDAQGKPCVATATLQVPCTSPQLIESKSLKLYLNSLNAMRFNSAEAVRACIVTDLSARAGADVVMEFGLPPVDPLGEGESLDALDIAIDCYGPPRPQFLLAAADDIVEETLSSALLKSNCPVTGQPDWATLCVRYRGGRIDREGLLRYLISFREHAGFHEQCVEQIFHDLLTHCRPQSLQVEARYTRRGGLDINPWRATPDVAEPIAFHRDPRQ; this comes from the coding sequence ATGAACACCCCCCAGGATTCCAGTCTCGGCCGCGAGGTCGCGTATCCCTCGCAGTACGACCCCGCGCTGCTGTTCCCGATCCCCCGCGCCGGCGGCCGTGCCGAGATCGGCCTGGACGCCGCGCCGCTGCCGTTCTTCGGCCTCGACCGCTGGCACGCCTACGAACTGGGCTGGCTGGATGCGCAGGGCAAGCCCTGCGTGGCCACCGCCACCTTGCAGGTGCCGTGCACCTCGCCGCAGCTGATCGAATCCAAGTCGCTCAAGCTCTACCTCAACTCGCTCAACGCGATGCGCTTCAACAGCGCCGAAGCGGTGCGCGCCTGCATCGTCACCGACCTGTCGGCGCGCGCCGGCGCCGACGTCGTCATGGAGTTCGGCCTGCCGCCGGTGGACCCGCTCGGCGAAGGCGAGTCGCTGGACGCGCTGGACATCGCCATCGACTGCTATGGCCCGCCGCGTCCGCAGTTCCTGCTCGCCGCGGCCGACGACATCGTCGAGGAGACGCTGAGCAGCGCGCTGCTCAAGTCCAACTGCCCGGTCACCGGCCAGCCGGACTGGGCCACGCTGTGCGTGCGCTACCGCGGCGGCCGCATCGACCGCGAAGGCCTGCTGCGCTATTTGATCAGCTTCCGCGAGCATGCCGGCTTCCACGAGCAGTGCGTGGAGCAGATCTTCCACGACCTGCTGACCCACTGCCGCCCGCAGTCCTTGCAGGTGGAGGCGCGCTACACCCGCCGTGGCGGCCTGGACATCAATCCCTGGCGCGCCACGCCCGACGTGGCCGAGCCGATCGCCTTCCACCGCGATCCGCGCCAGTAG
- a CDS encoding M20 family metallopeptidase, translated as MPRLSRLLSAMLLAVPALACAQSAERPEVAAAAAKLQAKVVDWRRDFHQHPELSNREERTAAKVAERLRALGLKPQTGIAHHGVVAIIKGALPGPKIALRADMDALPVTEQTGLAFASKATGEYRGETVGVMHACGHDAHTSILLGVAEALVAMRAQLPGEVMLVFQPSEEGAPGNEEGGASLMLKEGLFRDFKPDAMFGLHVFSSVQAGKIAVRGGPLMAASDRFSIKVIGRQTHGSAPWNGIDPIVASADLIGAAQTVVSRRANISRQPAVVSFGAIKGGIRYNIIPDDVEMVGTIRTFDEGMRQQIFADLKTVAEHTAAAHGAKAEAHVPDQDGNPATVNDPALTAKMLPSLQAVVGADNVYEPPLQMGAEDFSFYAQQVPSMFFFVGATGTGIDPATAPSNHSPQFLLDESALDVGLRALLQVSLDYLGMKR; from the coding sequence ATGCCGCGCCTGTCCCGTCTGCTGTCCGCGATGCTGCTCGCCGTCCCCGCGCTGGCCTGCGCCCAGTCCGCCGAACGCCCGGAGGTGGCGGCCGCAGCGGCCAAGCTGCAGGCCAAGGTGGTGGACTGGCGGCGCGACTTCCATCAGCACCCGGAGCTGTCCAACCGCGAGGAGCGCACCGCGGCCAAGGTCGCCGAGCGGCTGCGCGCGCTGGGCCTGAAGCCGCAGACCGGGATCGCCCACCATGGCGTGGTGGCGATCATCAAGGGCGCGCTGCCGGGGCCGAAGATCGCCCTGCGCGCGGACATGGACGCGCTGCCGGTGACCGAGCAGACCGGCCTGGCATTCGCCTCCAAGGCCACCGGCGAGTACCGCGGCGAGACGGTCGGGGTCATGCACGCCTGCGGCCACGACGCCCACACCAGCATCCTGCTGGGCGTGGCCGAGGCGCTGGTGGCGATGCGCGCGCAGCTGCCGGGCGAGGTGATGCTGGTGTTTCAGCCCTCCGAGGAGGGCGCGCCGGGCAACGAGGAGGGCGGCGCCTCGCTGATGCTGAAGGAAGGCCTGTTCCGCGACTTCAAGCCCGACGCGATGTTCGGCCTGCATGTGTTCTCCAGCGTGCAGGCGGGCAAGATCGCGGTGCGCGGCGGCCCGCTGATGGCCGCCTCGGACCGTTTCAGCATCAAGGTGATCGGCCGCCAGACCCACGGCTCGGCGCCGTGGAACGGGATCGACCCGATCGTGGCCAGCGCCGACCTGATCGGCGCGGCGCAGACCGTGGTCAGCCGCCGCGCCAACATTTCCCGGCAGCCGGCGGTGGTCAGCTTCGGCGCGATCAAGGGCGGCATCCGCTACAACATCATTCCCGACGACGTGGAGATGGTCGGCACCATCCGCACCTTCGACGAGGGCATGCGTCAGCAGATCTTCGCCGACCTGAAGACGGTCGCCGAGCACACCGCCGCCGCGCATGGCGCCAAGGCCGAGGCGCACGTGCCCGACCAGGACGGCAACCCGGCCACGGTCAACGACCCGGCGCTGACCGCGAAGATGCTGCCCAGCCTGCAGGCGGTGGTCGGCGCCGACAACGTCTACGAGCCGCCGTTGCAGATGGGCGCGGAGGACTTCTCGTTCTACGCGCAGCAGGTGCCGTCGATGTTCTTCTTCGTCGGCGCCACCGGCACCGGCATCGACCCGGCGACCGCGCCGAGCAACCACTCGCCGCAGTTCCTGCTCGACGAATCGGCGCTGGACGTGGGCCTGCGCGCGCTGCTGCAGGTGTCTTTGGACTATCTGGGTATGAAGCGGTGA
- a CDS encoding LysM peptidoglycan-binding domain-containing protein codes for MNSDKRADFSAVTAKVDTTAEVTPKADFSAMQSHVDSTAEQVQQVYVVKQGDSLSKIAKLHYGDGNAWTRIFEANRDVLDDPDKIYPGQTLKLPARA; via the coding sequence ATGAACAGCGACAAGCGCGCCGATTTCTCGGCAGTCACCGCCAAGGTGGACACCACGGCCGAGGTCACGCCGAAGGCGGATTTCTCCGCCATGCAGTCGCACGTGGACAGCACCGCCGAACAGGTGCAGCAGGTCTACGTGGTCAAGCAGGGCGACTCCCTGTCCAAGATCGCCAAGCTCCACTACGGCGACGGCAACGCCTGGACCCGCATCTTCGAAGCCAACCGCGACGTGCTCGACGACCCCGACAAGATCTATCCGGGGCAGACGCTGAAACTGCCTGCCCGCGCCTAG
- a CDS encoding efflux RND transporter permease subunit — protein sequence MNISGPFIRRPIGTTLLAIGLFVIGMMCYLRLGVAALPNISIPVIFVQASQAGADASTMASTVTAPLERHLGQIPGIDTMRSSSSEGNSQVFMMFQSDRNIDSAAQDVQTAINAAQADLPSGLSTPRYQKANPNDDPVIAIALTSDTQSADELYNVADSLLAQRLRQITGVASVDIGGASTPAVRVDVNLRALNAMGLTPDDLRNSVRAANVTSPTGFLSDGSSTTAIVANDSVAKAADFAQLVISQQDGRTVRLRDVANVYDGQQDAYQAAWFGGKPAVVMYVFTRAGANIVETVDRVKAQIPMLRGYLQPGTRMSAYFDRTPTIRASLNEVQATLLISLAMVVLTMALFLRRLAPTLIAAATVPLSLAGAALAMYVMGFTLNNLSLLALVIAIGFVVDDAIVVIENIMRHLDEGMSRLDAALAGAREIGFTIVSITASLVAVFIPILFASGMIGAFFREFTVTLVAAICVSAVVSLTLTPALCSRFLSAHAEPERPGRFGAWLERVHAGMLRVYTVALDFSLRHALLLALTPLLLIAATVFLAGAVKKGSFPAQDTGLIWGRASSSATVSFADMVNRQRRITDMLMSDPAVKIVGARLGSSRQGSSASFNIELKRRDEGRTETTAQVLSRLSAKADRYPDLQLRLRAIQDLPSDGGGGTSQGAQYRVSLQGNDNAQLQEWLPKLQAALKQNPKLRDVGTDVDTAGLRQNIVINRAQAARLGVSIGSIDGALYGAFGQRQISTIYSDLNQYSVVVNALPEQTATPAALDRIYVPTRSGAMVPLTAVAHQVPGLAPPQITHQNQYTTMDLSYNLAPGVSTGEGDAIIAATVAGLRMPGDIRIADGGGFGVALQPNSMLILVLAAIVVVYIVLGMLYESLVHPVTILSTLPAAGMGALLALWVTNTELSVISMIALVLLIGIVKKNAIMMIDFALVAERQHGKSPLDAVREACVVRFRPIMMTTMVAILAAVPLAVGLGEGSELRRPLGIAMIGGLLISQSLTLLSTPALYVIFSCLRERWRARRARARERRQARRAPQQPAASH from the coding sequence ATGAACATCTCCGGCCCCTTCATCCGCCGCCCGATCGGCACCACGCTGCTGGCCATCGGCCTGTTCGTGATCGGCATGATGTGCTACCTGCGCCTGGGCGTGGCGGCGCTGCCGAACATCTCCATCCCGGTGATCTTCGTGCAGGCCAGCCAGGCCGGCGCCGACGCCTCGACGATGGCGTCCACGGTCACCGCGCCGCTGGAACGGCACCTGGGCCAGATCCCCGGCATCGACACCATGCGCTCCTCCAGTTCGGAGGGGAACAGCCAGGTGTTCATGATGTTCCAGAGCGACCGCAACATCGATTCGGCCGCGCAGGACGTGCAGACCGCGATCAATGCCGCGCAGGCGGACCTGCCCTCGGGCCTGTCCACGCCGCGCTATCAGAAGGCCAATCCCAACGACGACCCGGTCATCGCCATCGCGCTGACCTCGGACACGCAATCGGCCGACGAGCTGTACAACGTCGCCGACTCGCTGCTGGCGCAGCGCCTGCGCCAGATCACCGGCGTGGCCTCGGTCGACATCGGCGGCGCCTCCACCCCGGCGGTGCGGGTGGACGTGAACCTGCGCGCGCTCAACGCGATGGGCCTGACCCCGGACGACCTGCGCAATTCGGTGCGCGCGGCCAACGTGACCTCGCCCACCGGCTTCCTCAGCGACGGCAGCTCCACCACCGCGATCGTGGCCAACGATTCGGTGGCCAAGGCCGCCGACTTCGCCCAGTTGGTGATCTCGCAGCAGGACGGCCGCACCGTGCGCCTGCGCGACGTGGCCAACGTCTACGACGGCCAGCAGGACGCCTACCAGGCGGCCTGGTTCGGCGGCAAGCCGGCGGTGGTGATGTATGTGTTCACCCGCGCCGGCGCCAACATCGTGGAGACGGTGGACCGGGTCAAGGCGCAGATCCCGATGCTGCGCGGCTACCTGCAGCCTGGCACCAGGATGTCCGCCTACTTCGACCGCACCCCGACCATCCGCGCCTCGTTGAACGAGGTGCAGGCCACGCTGTTGATCAGCCTGGCGATGGTGGTGCTGACCATGGCGCTGTTCCTGCGCCGGCTGGCGCCGACGCTGATCGCCGCGGCCACCGTGCCGCTGTCGCTGGCCGGCGCGGCGCTGGCGATGTACGTGATGGGCTTCACCCTGAACAACCTGAGCCTGCTGGCGCTGGTGATCGCGATCGGCTTCGTCGTCGACGATGCGATCGTGGTGATCGAGAACATCATGCGCCACCTCGACGAAGGCATGTCGCGCCTGGACGCTGCACTGGCCGGCGCGCGCGAGATCGGCTTCACCATCGTCTCGATCACCGCGTCGCTGGTGGCGGTGTTCATCCCGATCCTGTTCGCCAGCGGCATGATCGGTGCGTTCTTCCGCGAGTTCACCGTGACCCTGGTCGCGGCGATCTGCGTCTCGGCGGTGGTCTCGCTGACCCTGACCCCGGCGCTGTGCAGCCGCTTCCTGTCCGCGCATGCCGAACCGGAGCGGCCCGGCCGTTTCGGCGCATGGCTGGAGCGCGTGCACGCCGGCATGCTGCGCGTGTACACGGTGGCGCTGGATTTCTCGCTGCGGCACGCGCTGCTGCTGGCGCTGACTCCGCTGCTGCTGATCGCCGCCACCGTGTTCCTGGCCGGCGCGGTGAAGAAGGGTTCGTTCCCGGCGCAGGACACCGGCCTGATCTGGGGCCGCGCCAGTTCCAGCGCCACCGTGTCCTTCGCCGACATGGTCAACCGCCAGCGCCGCATCACCGACATGCTGATGTCCGACCCGGCGGTGAAGATCGTCGGCGCGCGCCTGGGCAGCAGTCGCCAGGGCTCCAGCGCCAGCTTCAACATCGAGCTCAAGCGCCGCGACGAGGGCCGCACCGAGACCACCGCGCAGGTGCTGTCGCGGCTCAGCGCCAAGGCCGACCGCTACCCGGACCTGCAACTGCGCCTGCGCGCGATCCAGGACCTTCCCAGCGACGGCGGCGGCGGCACCAGCCAGGGCGCGCAGTACCGCGTCTCGCTGCAGGGCAACGACAACGCGCAGCTGCAGGAATGGCTGCCCAAGCTGCAGGCGGCGCTGAAGCAGAACCCGAAGCTGCGCGACGTCGGCACCGACGTGGACACCGCCGGCCTGCGCCAGAACATCGTCATCAACCGCGCCCAGGCCGCGCGCCTGGGCGTGTCGATCGGCTCGATCGACGGCGCGCTGTACGGCGCGTTCGGCCAGCGCCAGATCTCCACGATCTATTCGGACCTCAACCAGTACAGCGTGGTGGTCAACGCATTGCCCGAGCAGACCGCCACGCCGGCGGCGCTGGACCGGATCTACGTGCCCACGCGCAGCGGCGCGATGGTGCCGCTCACCGCCGTGGCACACCAGGTGCCGGGGCTGGCGCCGCCGCAGATCACCCATCAGAACCAGTACACGACGATGGACCTGAGCTACAACCTGGCACCCGGGGTGAGCACCGGCGAAGGCGATGCGATCATCGCCGCCACCGTCGCCGGCCTGCGCATGCCCGGCGACATCCGCATCGCCGACGGCGGCGGCTTCGGCGTGGCACTGCAGCCGAATTCGATGCTGATCCTGGTGCTGGCGGCGATCGTGGTGGTCTACATCGTGCTGGGCATGCTGTACGAAAGCCTGGTGCACCCGGTGACGATCCTGTCCACGCTGCCGGCCGCCGGCATGGGCGCGCTGCTGGCGCTGTGGGTCACCAACACCGAGCTGTCGGTGATCTCGATGATCGCGCTGGTGCTGCTGATCGGCATCGTCAAGAAGAACGCGATCATGATGATCGACTTCGCCCTGGTCGCCGAACGCCAGCACGGCAAGTCGCCGCTGGACGCGGTGCGCGAGGCCTGCGTGGTGCGCTTCCGCCCGATCATGATGACCACGATGGTGGCGATCCTGGCCGCGGTGCCGCTGGCGGTGGGCCTGGGCGAAGGTTCGGAGCTGCGCCGCCCGCTGGGCATCGCGATGATCGGCGGCCTGCTGATCTCGCAGAGCCTGACCCTGCTCAGCACCCCGGCGCTGTACGTGATCTTCTCCTGCCTGCGCGAGCGCTGGCGCGCGCGGCGGGCACGGGCACGCGAGCGGCGCCAGGCGCGTCGCGCGCCGCAACAGCCGGCCGCATCGCACTAG